The DNA window CGGGCTCGGCGAGGCGGGTACGACCCACCCGGCGTTGGCCGCCGCGGGCGTGGACGCGTCGGGCATGGCGGACGGCTCGGTGCTCGAGCGGGCCGTGCGGCGGTTGCTCGAAACGCCGTCGGAAGCCGGACCGGTATCGGCCCGACTTCCGAAACATTCGATGATTAGGAGAAATGAATGACTGGTGCAACCGATATCTCGGGTTACTTCGCGGCGTGGAACAAGGGGGACCTCGACGCGGTCCTGGAGTGGTTGAGCGAGGATGTCGTGCTCGAGGACGTGCCGAGCGGTCATATCGCGCGCGGGGCGGCCGAGGCGCGGGCCTTCGTCGAGGGCGCGTTGCGCAAGGCGCCCGGTGCCGAGTACGAGATCGTGACGAGCCAGATCGACGAGGACTCGTTCGCCGTCGAGTGGATCATGCGGCCGGCCGGGTTGCGTGGGGTCTCCGTCGGATCATTGCGTGACGGTCGCATCTGCGCCAACCGCGACTACTGGAACGCTGGCTCTATTCCTGCCTGAGCCAGCGTCGGCCGTCGACCTGGATAACCGATTGTCGAATCTCTGTGCGCCCCACCGGTCCAGGTGGGGCGCACAGTGCTTTCCGGCCCTGCCAGAAGCCGGTGTCGGCACCTCCCGGCGGGCTCGGCTCCGGCGGGCTGCGGGTTGCCTTATTAGCTTACTTATTGCACTCTATTAACTGATCTAGAACGAGGTGCGGCTGGGTCGGCCGTGCCGGACGGCGAGCTGGAACCGGCGGCGCCGGTTGGGTGTCCGCGTGGCGGCATTTCCCGTACCAGCCATCTCATAGGAGTAGGACTTTGCTGAAGGGAAAGGTCGCGCTGGTCACCGGCGCGGGCCACGGTATCGGTCGTGCGCATGCCCTCGAGCTCGCCGGTCACGGTGCGACGGTGGTCGTCAATGACCTGGGTTCCTCGGTGTCGGGAGAAGGCAACGGCCGCGATGCCGATCGCGTCGTCGACATCATCCGGGAACGTGGTGCGACGGCGATCGCCGACTACGGCGACGTCGGTGACGAGGCGCAGGCCGAGGCCATGGTGGCGCGGGCCTTCGACGAGTTCGGGCGGCTCGACATCGTGGTCAACAACGCCGGCATCGTGCGTGACCGGGCGATCTGGAATATGAGCGTCGAGGACTTCGATCTGGTGGTGCGCGTGCACCTGCGGGGTAGCTGGCTGGTCAGCCGCGCCGCGGCCACCAGGTGGCGAGCCGATGCGAAGGCAAGTGGTGCGCCGGTGTACGGACGGATCATCAACACCACCTCCGGCGCGGGCCTACAGGGCAACTTCGGGCAGTCGAACTACAGTCCCGCCAAGGCGGCGATCGCCGCGCTGACACAGACGTTGAGCCTGGAGTTGGCGAGCATCGGGGTCACGGTCAACGCCATCAGCCCGGTCGCGGCGACTCGTTTGGCCAGCGGGGTGGTCGGCCAGGGCGCGGTCGTCGAGTCCGACGAGCGCGCCGATGGTGCTTTCGATCCGCTCGATCCCGCACTGGCCGCGCCGGTGGTTGCCTGGCTGGCGGCTCCGCAGTCCGGGCATATCAGCGGCCAGGTGTTGCGGGTGACCGGCGAGTACCTGGCGCTGATGCAGGGGTGGGAGCCGTTGGTCAAGACATTCAACGGACGTAAGTACTGGGACGCGACGACCCTGGGCGCGGTCACCGCGACCGAGTTCTTCCGCACTCGGGCGCCCGGAGTGCGCGCCGGTAGTTGAACGCGGGCGCGGTCGTCAGGAGTGCGGCAACTGCCAACGGCCCATTTGCCCGATGAGAAGTTCGTCCGATGAAAGCCGCACCGCGTCAACAGGTTCCGTTGACGCGGTGCGGTCGGCCGATCGACATCGGTCGGGGCTGACATGGCGTCTTCCGGCAACGAAACCCGGCGGACCGAGATGCATCGCGGGTGTTAGGTTCGGGTGCCGCGGCCCGCGGATTCCGCTTGTGCGAGAACGTGTTCGGCCAGGGTGAGAAGTACGTCTTTGGTGGAGTCGCGGTCGCGGGCATCGCAGAGAAGTACCGGCACCCGGCTGTCGATTTCGAGGGCGACCCGGATCTCTTCGATGTCGTAGATCGGGGCGTTGTCGAAACAGTTGACCGCGACGATGAACGGGATTGCGCGTCGTTCGAAGTAGTCGACGGCGGCGAAGGAGGCATCGAGGCGCCGGGTGTCGGCGAGGACGACAGCGCCGAGGGCGCCGCGGGCCAGCTCATCCCAGAGGAACCAGAATCGTTCCTGCCCCGGGGTGCCGAACAGATAGAGGACCAGGTCGTCGCTGATGGTGATGCGACCGAAATCCAAGGCGACGGTGGTGGTCGTCTTGGCTTCGACGCCGGCCAGATCGTCGACTCCGTTACTCAATTCGCTCAGCAACTCTTCGGTGCGCAGCGGCGCGACCTCGCTGATCGCGGATATCATGGTGGTCTTGCCGACGCCGAATCCGCCCGCGACGAGCAGCTTGACCGCGGTGATGGCCAGCGGTGAATTCATCGTCGAGTCAAAGGTTCCGGATGCCATGCAGTACCGTCCGAAGTAGGTTGATGTCGTCGAAATCGGAGCGTTGCGCCTGCGACGGTGACCGGAAGCTGAGGTGGCCGTCATCGATCAAATCGCTGATCAAGACCTTTGTCAGTGCGATGGGCAGGTAAATCTGCGCGGCCACCTCCGCGACGGACTGCGGGAATTCGCACAGGCGCGTGATCTGTGCGTATTCGGGTTCGGTCCGCAGGAGTCCGGCATCAGGCTGCAGCGCGACGACAAGGGTGATCATGTCGAGTTCGTACCGGGTGTCGCGGGTGCGTCCACGAGCCACCGCGAACGGCCGGACCAATGGTCCGGCGTCGTCTTCGAACCAGAGTTCGCCGGAGTCGGTCATGGCACCCGCTGATCGGCATGCGCGGCGGATTCGGGGCGTGCGGCGGCGGCCAGGAATGTTCCGACGCGCTGGACGGTTTGGTTCATCTCGTAGGCGACCATGCCCATGTTGGCGGTCTCCGCTGTCAGCAACGCCAGGCAGGCGTTGTCGCCGGCGGCGGTCACGAACAGAAAGCCGCGATCGAGTTCGATCACGCTCTGCCGTACGCCGCCGGCGTCGAAATGGCTTCCGGCGCTGCGGGCCAGGCCCTGTAACGCCGAGGACAGCGCGCAGAAGTGCTCGGCCCGGTCCCGCGATAGATCGCTAGAGCGGCTGAGCAGCATGCCATCGGTGGACAGCACTACGGCGTAGCGCACACCGGGCAGACGCTCGACGAGGTCATCGAGTAGCCAGTCGAGATTATCTGCGTTCGAAGACTTCACTGTGACCTTCTCATTCGTCGGGGTCTGTCGTCGGCCGGGGTTCGGGCTGGGCCAGGCGGCCTTGCCGGGTGCCGATCTCGATGGCGGAGAACAGGTCTCGGGCCTGTTCGGCGGGGCGTGCCGGAGCCTGGCTGCTGGATTCGGGCCGCGGTGGCGCAGGCGGATCGGCTAGGTGGGGAGCCAGATTCTCCTGGCGGCGGCGGTGCGGAAGCGGCGGGCGACCGTCGCTGGGGGTTTGTTGCTGTTTGGGGTGGGCCGTCGGTGTCGTCAGGCTCTGGTGGTTTGTTCGCTCATCGGGTCCGGCGTCGATTGCCGGTGCGTCGTGGTGGGACCACGGTCTCGGCCGCTGCGTCACCGGATCAGGTGTCGGTGGCTGCTCGTTGCCGAACGATGGCGCGGCGCTGTTGTCCGGCGTCGGCCAGGTCGCGGTGAACGATCTCCGGCGCCGTGGCGGCCTGGTATCGGTGGTGTCGGTCGTGTCCGGACCGGGACCGGTCTCGTTCGAGAGCAGGGCCGACGGGATGAGGACGATGGCGCGAATACCGCCGTAGTCGGATTCGGCCAGCCGCACCGCGATATCGTGGCGAGTGGCCAGCCGGGCGACCACGAACATGCCGAGCCGCGAGTCGCTGGTCAACGTGGCCAGAGCGAAATCCGGGGGATTACGGAGGGTTTCGTTGATCTGGTCGAGTTGCGCCCCCGATATGCCCAGGCCTTGGTCGACGATCTCGACGACCGCGCCCCGGCCGACGATGTTGCCGGATACCTCGACGCGGGAATCCGGCGGTGAGAACGAGGTCGCATTGTCCACCAGCTCGGACAACAGGTGGATCAAGTCGGCGACGACGGTGCCGATGACCCGGATATCGGGCACGCGGGCGGTACGGACTCGGGTGTAGTCCTGGGTCTCCGCGACCGCGCTGCGGACCAGCTCGAGTAGCGGCACGGGGTTGCGCCAGCGCCGCCGCGGCTGCGCACCGCCCAGGATGATCAAGTTCTCGGCATTGCGGCGTTCACGGGTGGCCAGGTGGTCGAGTTGGTAGAGCGTATTCAGCAGCTCCGGGTCTTCGAGCTCATATTCGGCTTTGTACAGGATGTCCAGCTGCCGGTGCATCATCAACTGGCTTCGATGCGCGATATTGAGGAAGACCGCGTTGACACCCGCACGGGTCTTGGCCTCGGTCGCCGCCGCCGACACGGCCGCGAGCTGGGCACGGTTGAACGCGTCCGCGACCTGACCGACCTCGTCGTCACCGAACTGCAGACGCGACACCTCGGTATCCAGATCGACCGGTTCACCGCTACTCAACCGATCCATGACCGCGGGCAACTGCTCGTCGGCCAGTGCCAGCGTTTCCGCCCGCAACCGCTTCAATCGCCGGATCACCCGGCTCGACAACCGCAGCGCGATAAGGAATGCCCCGATCGCCACCAGCAGCACCGCCGCACCGGCGAGCATCGAGTTGCGCGCGACCTGTGTACCCGTATCCGTGGCGATCTGCTGGGTGTATCGCTGGTGGGACTGCCATAGGTTCAGCAGATCCTCGCCGACGCGGGTGGTGGCGTCCTGCCATTCGGGCATGGACACCGGTAACTCGGGCAGGTTGTTCACCGATCGCACGCTGTCGGTGGTGGTCTGAGCGGTGCGGCCGTTACCAGCGGTTGTGCGGGTTGTCGTACCGGAATCCTCGGCGGGTGCGGTGGCTCCGTAGGTGAGGATGGAATTCTCGACCGCTACCAGGCGCTGCCATATCGGACCGGCGGTGAGTTGGCGCAGGTCGAGCTGCTCGGGTTCGCTCAGAAGAGGTCCGAGATTGACGAGTTCGGTGTGGTAATAGCCGATCTGGTGGCTGAACTCCCATAACTGCTCGGGTGTGAGTTTGCCGCCGCTCAATAACGCGGCGGCAAATGCGTTGCCGCGCGACATCGCCTCCGCGGCCAGGAACATCCGGCCTGCCACGGTGTCTTCGAGCGCGGTCGCCGGATCCGGTGCCTTGTGGGTGACCGCCGCCATGCCGGATGCCACAACGTCGATCACCCGGTTGTAGAACGCGTAGACGTCCTGGATCGTCTGAGTTCCGGAGTCCACCCCGGTGCGCACTATCGCGAGCTGCGCGGTGAGCTGTCCGAACGCCGCGGCCTGATCTCGGATGACGTCGGAATCCAGACCACTGAACGCGGCCGCGGCTCTGGCTATCGCCTGCATCGAATCGTCGACGGAGCGCCGCTGCTGCGTCAGTGCGCTCGAACTCTCCCGGTCACCGGCAAGTTTCATGAGTGTCATGCGGCGCTCTTGTTGCACCGCGACAGCGAAATCCATGCCCGGTGCGTTCTGGCGTTGGATTTCGGTGGACCAGTTCTTGATGGAGCGCCCATCGATGGCGAGGTATCCCGCGACGCCAATGCCGATCGTTAGTAGGACGATGCTCGGAACGAGGGCAATCGCCAGGATACGTGTACGAATACTGTTGACAGCCTTGAACACTCGACAGAACATAGCAGAGTTCCGGACCAGGGGAAGCTATAATTCAGTTATATAATTATGGTATTGGGTTCGGATCCGTGCCGGGTATTCGGGCGGGTCGGTGATATCCCACCCCGTATCCCACCCCTTAGCGAGCCGTCGGCACCCCGGCTTCGGATGCGGGTCGCCCCGATCGGGGTAACCACACAGGCTGCCACGTCGGAGTTCCGTTCGAGCCCGCCATCTCGTATGCTTCTAAATCATCTAACTGATACACCTATTTGAAGGGGCTGATACGAGGTGCTGACCGAGGAGCAGATGTACCTAGGCAAGACCGTGCGTGAGCTGCTTGCCGAGCGTGCGCCTCGGGGCTCGGTGCCCGAGCCCGATGTGGTCGCGGACTACGACCGGGAACTGTGGACCCTGATGGCCCAGCAGGTCGGTCTGCACGGCCTGGCCGTTCCCGAGGAATTCGGCGGCGCCGGGTACGGGCCGGTCGAATTGGCGGTGGTGTTCGAGGAAATGGGCGCGGTGCTGCTGAGCTCGCCGTTCTTCGCGAGCGTCGGCTTGGTGGCCACCATCCTGCTGGAGGCCGGTGATCGCGCGGTGTGCGCCGACTACCTACCCGGAATCGCTTCCGGTGCGACAGTCGGCGCGTTCGCCTTCCTCGAAAAGGGCGGCCGCTGGGACGAGTCCGAAATACACCTTGCGGCAACGAGAACCGATGGTGGCTGGCAACTCACCGGGCAGAAACGCTACGTGGTGCACGGATGTGCCGCGGACATTCTCGTCGTCGCGGCTCGCACCGAAGCCGGGGTGAGCCTGTTCCTGGTCGAGGCCGATGCCCCGGGAGTGGACCGCGACCCGCTGGATGTCCTCGACCCCACCCGGCCGCAAGCGTCGGTGACCTTTGCCGGGGCACCGGCCCGGCCGATCGGTGCACCGGGTGGCGGCTGGGCGGTGTTGCGGCGGGCCTTCGATGTGGCGGCGATTTATCTGGCCGGTGAGCAAGTCGGCGGCGCGGCACGGTGTCTGGATATGTCGGTCGAATACGCGAAGTCGCGGTCGCAGTTCGGCCGCCCCATCGGCTCGTTCCAGGCGATCAAACACAAGTGCGCGGACATGCTCGTGACTGTCGAACTGGCGCGTTCCGCGTCGATGGCGGCCGCGGCCGCCGCCGCGGTTGGGCAGCCGGACGTTCCGGTGCTGGCCAGTCTGGCCAAAGCGGTGTGTTCGGAGGGCTTTGTGCGCTGCGCGACCGAAACCATTCAGATTCACGGCGGCATCGGGTTCACCTGGGAGCATCCCGCGCACCTGTACTACAAGCGCGCGCGTAGCGGCGAAGTTCTACTCGGCGCGCCGGGGTATCACCGTGAACTACTCGCACTGCGCGGCGAACTGCCGGTATGACATCCGAATAGTCGGATTATTGCAATCTATACACCGAAAGCGACGGAGGTTGGTCGATGCGCCGCAGCATCTTCACCGAGGATCATGATCAGTTCCGGGCGACGGCTCGCGCCTTCTTCGAACGGGAATGCGCCCCGCACACCGAGGAATGGGAACGCGCGGGCAAGGTCAGCCGGGAGGCGTGGCGCAAGGCGGGCGCGGCCGGGCTGCTGGGCTGGGAGGCCCCGGAGGAATACGGCGGCCTCGGCATCCGCGACTACCGGTTCAACACCATCGTCAGCGAGGAGATGTTCGCCAGTGGCTCCGTCGGCATCGGGCTCGGCGTACAGAACGACATTCTTGCCTCCTATCTCGTCGGATTGACCACCGAGGATCAGAAGAAGCGCTGGCTGCCCGGATTCACCAGCGGCGACATCGTCACGTCGATCGCGATGTCCGAGCCGGGAGCCGGTTCGGATGTCGCGGGGATCAAGACCACCGCGCGGCGCGACGGCGACCACTATGTGATCAACGGCTCGAAGACCTTCATCAGCAACGGGCTGCTGTCGGATCTGGTGCTGGTGGCGGCGAAGACGGACCTGAGCGCCGGCCACAAGGGTGTCAGCTTGATCGCGGTGGAGACCACGACGCCGGGATTCCGGCGGGGGCGCAAGCTGGACAAGATCGGGCAATGGTCCGCCGACACCGCCGAGCTGTTCTTCGACGACGTGCGCGTCCCGGTGGAGAACCTGGTGGGGGAGGAGAACCGCGGCTTCTACCATCTGATGCACAATCTGCCCGCCGAGCGGCTCGGCATCGCCACCTACGCGGTGGCGATGGCGCGGCGCGCGTTCGACCTCACCACCGAATACGCCGGTGAACGTAAGGCTTTCGGTCAGCCCGTGGGAAACTTCCAGGTCAACCGGCATTTCCTGGCCGAGATGAAGACCAAACTCGATGTCGCGCAGATCTATCTCGATCAGTGCATCATGGCGGCCAATGCTGGTGAGCTGACGGCGCAGGAGGCGGCGGGTCTGAAGTGGTGGACCACCGAGGTGCAGTGGGAGATCTTGGATCGCTGCCTGCAACTGCACGGGGGCTACGGCTATATGAACGAATATGAGATCGCGCGTCTGTGGCGGGACTCCCGAGTGCAGCGGCTTTACGGCGGGACCACCGAGATCATGAAGGATCTCGTCGGCCGCGGGATGGGGTTCTAGGAGATGGCGTCGTCGGAGGAGTCCGGCACGGAATTCCGGGCCGAGGTGCGTGCGTGGCTGTCCGCCGCGCCGCGACCGGATGGGCTGCGCGACTACGGCGGTACCCCCGAGGCGGCCGATGTACCCGCGGGCAGGCAGTGGCACCGCATGCTCGCGGCCGCGGGATACGCGTGCCTGCATTGGCCCGTCGAGCGCGGTGGCCGTGACGCCTCGGTGCTCGAGCAGGCGATCTTCGCCGAAGAAACCACCCGGGCCGGGGTGCCGCGCCAACTCAACATCGTCGGACCGGATCTGGCCGGACCGGTGATCATGCGATTCGGTACCGAGGCGCAGCAGCAACGCTTCCTGCCCGGTATCCGTAGCGGCGATCACCTGTGGTGTCAGCTCTTTTCGGAGCCGGAGGCCGGGTCCGACCTGGCGTCGCTGCGTACCAAGGCCCGCCAGGATGACGACGGCTGGACGATCGAAGGTCAGAAGGTGTGGACGTCCGCGGCTGCGGTCGCGGACTACGGATTGCTGATCGCGCGCACCGGCGAAGAGCGTTACCAGGGCCTGACCGCATTCGTCGTGGACATGTCCTTGCCCGGGATCACCGTGCGGCCGCTACGCCAACTCGACGGGGAGAGCAAGTTCAACGAGGTGTTCTTCGACGCGGTGCGGTTACCCCGGGACGCGGTACTCGGTGCGGTCGGGCAGGGCTGGCCGGTCGCGACCGCGACGCTGGGGCAGGAGCGGCTGTCGCTCGGTGCCCAAGCCGTCGGAATGTTCGAGGCCTTGCGCTCGGTCGCGGACGCCGCGCGGCAGCGGGATCTGCTCGATCCGCTGTTGCGCGACAGCATCATTCGATTGTGGACGCGGATCTGGCTGTTGCGCGCGACCTGGCTGCGCGCGCTCAGCGGTGACACCGAACTGAGTTCGCCCGCGTTCTCGGTGCTGAAGCTGGTCAGCTCGGAGATCTACCGCGACCTCGGTGACCTGGCCACCGCCGCACTCGGGGTGGACGCACTGGTCGCCGACGAGCAGTTGGTGCGGCGCATGCTGGTCGGCCGGGCCCAGACCATCCTCGGTGGCACCAGCGAGATCCAGCGCAATATTCTGGCCGAGCGGGTTCTGGGGCTGCCCCGGTGACCACGCTCGCCCGGCTCCTCCGGCCCGGTATGACGGTGGCCGTCGGCGATGGCTTCGGCGCCCCGCGCGGCGTCTTCGCCGAGTTGAGCGCGGCGGCCGCGGCGGCAGGCGGGGTGCGCCTGATCCTGGGGTGGATGCCGAAAGCTGATCCCGCGCTGGACTATTCCGCGTTCGCGCAGGTGCGTACGCTAATGCCCGGATGGGGGTTGCGCGCCGGCGTGAGCGCCGGCGTCGTCGAGTACCCACCGGTCAGGTTGTCCGCCGTGCCCGCGCTGTTGCACGGACCGTGGCGGCCGGACCTTTTGGTCGCCAGTGTGGTTCGCACTGATACCGGATTCCGCTTCGGCAGTGAGGTTTCCTGGCAGCGGGCCGCGGTCGACGCCGGGGCGAGGGTCGCCGGGGTGATCGCGCATCGGGCGCCGCGCTGTGATGCGGGCGCACCCCTGCCACCGGATCGGGTGGTTGTCATCGGTGAGAGTGCCGAGCCGCCACTGGCTTTGCCGCCGTATCGGCCGGGGCCCGAGCATGCCGTGATCGCGCGGACCCTCGCGTCGTTGATCCCGGAAGGGGCACGGTTGCAGGTCGGGCCGGGCCCGGTGGCCACGGCGCTGATC is part of the Nocardia sp. NBC_00565 genome and encodes:
- a CDS encoding nuclear transport factor 2 family protein, with the translated sequence MTGATDISGYFAAWNKGDLDAVLEWLSEDVVLEDVPSGHIARGAAEARAFVEGALRKAPGAEYEIVTSQIDEDSFAVEWIMRPAGLRGVSVGSLRDGRICANRDYWNAGSIPA
- a CDS encoding SDR family NAD(P)-dependent oxidoreductase encodes the protein MLKGKVALVTGAGHGIGRAHALELAGHGATVVVNDLGSSVSGEGNGRDADRVVDIIRERGATAIADYGDVGDEAQAEAMVARAFDEFGRLDIVVNNAGIVRDRAIWNMSVEDFDLVVRVHLRGSWLVSRAAATRWRADAKASGAPVYGRIINTTSGAGLQGNFGQSNYSPAKAAIAALTQTLSLELASIGVTVNAISPVAATRLASGVVGQGAVVESDERADGAFDPLDPALAAPVVAWLAAPQSGHISGQVLRVTGEYLALMQGWEPLVKTFNGRKYWDATTLGAVTATEFFRTRAPGVRAGS
- a CDS encoding GTP-binding protein produces the protein MNSPLAITAVKLLVAGGFGVGKTTMISAISEVAPLRTEELLSELSNGVDDLAGVEAKTTTTVALDFGRITISDDLVLYLFGTPGQERFWFLWDELARGALGAVVLADTRRLDASFAAVDYFERRAIPFIVAVNCFDNAPIYDIEEIRVALEIDSRVPVLLCDARDRDSTKDVLLTLAEHVLAQAESAGRGTRT
- a CDS encoding DUF742 domain-containing protein, which codes for MTDSGELWFEDDAGPLVRPFAVARGRTRDTRYELDMITLVVALQPDAGLLRTEPEYAQITRLCEFPQSVAEVAAQIYLPIALTKVLISDLIDDGHLSFRSPSQAQRSDFDDINLLRTVLHGIRNL
- a CDS encoding roadblock/LC7 domain-containing protein — encoded protein: MKSSNADNLDWLLDDLVERLPGVRYAVVLSTDGMLLSRSSDLSRDRAEHFCALSSALQGLARSAGSHFDAGGVRQSVIELDRGFLFVTAAGDNACLALLTAETANMGMVAYEMNQTVQRVGTFLAAAARPESAAHADQRVP
- a CDS encoding sensor histidine kinase, encoding MFKAVNSIRTRILAIALVPSIVLLTIGIGVAGYLAIDGRSIKNWSTEIQRQNAPGMDFAVAVQQERRMTLMKLAGDRESSSALTQQRRSVDDSMQAIARAAAAFSGLDSDVIRDQAAAFGQLTAQLAIVRTGVDSGTQTIQDVYAFYNRVIDVVASGMAAVTHKAPDPATALEDTVAGRMFLAAEAMSRGNAFAAALLSGGKLTPEQLWEFSHQIGYYHTELVNLGPLLSEPEQLDLRQLTAGPIWQRLVAVENSILTYGATAPAEDSGTTTRTTAGNGRTAQTTTDSVRSVNNLPELPVSMPEWQDATTRVGEDLLNLWQSHQRYTQQIATDTGTQVARNSMLAGAAVLLVAIGAFLIALRLSSRVIRRLKRLRAETLALADEQLPAVMDRLSSGEPVDLDTEVSRLQFGDDEVGQVADAFNRAQLAAVSAAATEAKTRAGVNAVFLNIAHRSQLMMHRQLDILYKAEYELEDPELLNTLYQLDHLATRERRNAENLIILGGAQPRRRWRNPVPLLELVRSAVAETQDYTRVRTARVPDIRVIGTVVADLIHLLSELVDNATSFSPPDSRVEVSGNIVGRGAVVEIVDQGLGISGAQLDQINETLRNPPDFALATLTSDSRLGMFVVARLATRHDIAVRLAESDYGGIRAIVLIPSALLSNETGPGPDTTDTTDTRPPRRRRSFTATWPTPDNSAAPSFGNEQPPTPDPVTQRPRPWSHHDAPAIDAGPDERTNHQSLTTPTAHPKQQQTPSDGRPPLPHRRRQENLAPHLADPPAPPRPESSSQAPARPAEQARDLFSAIEIGTRQGRLAQPEPRPTTDPDE
- a CDS encoding acyl-CoA dehydrogenase family protein; this translates as MLTEEQMYLGKTVRELLAERAPRGSVPEPDVVADYDRELWTLMAQQVGLHGLAVPEEFGGAGYGPVELAVVFEEMGAVLLSSPFFASVGLVATILLEAGDRAVCADYLPGIASGATVGAFAFLEKGGRWDESEIHLAATRTDGGWQLTGQKRYVVHGCAADILVVAARTEAGVSLFLVEADAPGVDRDPLDVLDPTRPQASVTFAGAPARPIGAPGGGWAVLRRAFDVAAIYLAGEQVGGAARCLDMSVEYAKSRSQFGRPIGSFQAIKHKCADMLVTVELARSASMAAAAAAAVGQPDVPVLASLAKAVCSEGFVRCATETIQIHGGIGFTWEHPAHLYYKRARSGEVLLGAPGYHRELLALRGELPV
- a CDS encoding acyl-CoA dehydrogenase family protein, whose product is MRRSIFTEDHDQFRATARAFFERECAPHTEEWERAGKVSREAWRKAGAAGLLGWEAPEEYGGLGIRDYRFNTIVSEEMFASGSVGIGLGVQNDILASYLVGLTTEDQKKRWLPGFTSGDIVTSIAMSEPGAGSDVAGIKTTARRDGDHYVINGSKTFISNGLLSDLVLVAAKTDLSAGHKGVSLIAVETTTPGFRRGRKLDKIGQWSADTAELFFDDVRVPVENLVGEENRGFYHLMHNLPAERLGIATYAVAMARRAFDLTTEYAGERKAFGQPVGNFQVNRHFLAEMKTKLDVAQIYLDQCIMAANAGELTAQEAAGLKWWTTEVQWEILDRCLQLHGGYGYMNEYEIARLWRDSRVQRLYGGTTEIMKDLVGRGMGF
- a CDS encoding acyl-CoA dehydrogenase family protein, which codes for MASSEESGTEFRAEVRAWLSAAPRPDGLRDYGGTPEAADVPAGRQWHRMLAAAGYACLHWPVERGGRDASVLEQAIFAEETTRAGVPRQLNIVGPDLAGPVIMRFGTEAQQQRFLPGIRSGDHLWCQLFSEPEAGSDLASLRTKARQDDDGWTIEGQKVWTSAAAVADYGLLIARTGEERYQGLTAFVVDMSLPGITVRPLRQLDGESKFNEVFFDAVRLPRDAVLGAVGQGWPVATATLGQERLSLGAQAVGMFEALRSVADAARQRDLLDPLLRDSIIRLWTRIWLLRATWLRALSGDTELSSPAFSVLKLVSSEIYRDLGDLATAALGVDALVADEQLVRRMLVGRAQTILGGTSEIQRNILAERVLGLPR
- a CDS encoding acetyl-CoA hydrolase/transferase C-terminal domain-containing protein, which translates into the protein MTVAVGDGFGAPRGVFAELSAAAAAAGGVRLILGWMPKADPALDYSAFAQVRTLMPGWGLRAGVSAGVVEYPPVRLSAVPALLHGPWRPDLLVASVVRTDTGFRFGSEVSWQRAAVDAGARVAGVIAHRAPRCDAGAPLPPDRVVVIGESAEPPLALPPYRPGPEHAVIARTLASLIPEGARLQVGPGPVATALIAELMVPVCIDSGMLPEPVVDLAERGLLQGNPVGTYLAGGPRLYAWADGRPLLHPVEYTHDLGRLSAVPFFAVNTAIEIDPEGQVNVEGTASTVLGGIGGHADYAAAGARSIGGLSIIAVATTHGGRATLVPTLARPVSTPAHDVDVVVTEFGAADLRGLSRPERRAALAELWGRNPDLPRNSPAVHA